A single genomic interval of Nostoc commune NIES-4072 harbors:
- a CDS encoding fasciclin domain-containing protein → MKVSKGIVKILFNIIGISSLVALSACAQPVESPTVTVPPVTPTPTATIATQNLAELAKSAASQGQFQTLIRAVQAAGLTQQLSAPGPYTIFAPTDAAFSALPKTTLDQLLQPANKQQLVKLLAYHVIPGGITSQQLTSGQVKTVEGSPVQITVDRASNSITVNNAKVTQPDIPASNGIVHIVDQVLLPPNFPPNLKTAPTPR, encoded by the coding sequence ATGAAAGTGAGCAAAGGCATAGTAAAAATATTGTTCAATATTATTGGCATAAGTAGCTTGGTTGCTTTATCTGCTTGCGCTCAACCTGTCGAAAGTCCTACAGTAACTGTTCCTCCCGTCACGCCAACTCCTACTGCCACCATTGCCACCCAAAATTTAGCAGAACTGGCAAAGTCAGCAGCCAGCCAGGGACAGTTTCAAACCCTCATCCGAGCAGTGCAAGCCGCAGGCTTAACTCAACAGCTTTCTGCACCAGGGCCTTACACAATATTTGCACCTACTGATGCTGCTTTCTCTGCTTTACCAAAAACTACTTTAGACCAACTCTTACAGCCAGCAAACAAACAACAATTAGTCAAGCTTCTGGCATACCACGTTATACCTGGGGGAATTACCTCCCAGCAATTGACATCTGGACAAGTTAAAACAGTTGAGGGTAGTCCTGTTCAAATTACAGTTGATCGTGCCAGCAATTCAATCACAGTCAACAACGCTAAAGTGACTCAGCCAGACATCCCAGCTAGCAACGGCATTGTTCATATAGTTGACCAGGTACTTCTGCCACCTAATTTTCCCCCAAATCTAAAAACCGCCCCAACACCACGGTAA
- the rpoD gene encoding RNA polymerase sigma factor RpoD: MNQANNVLESIYQPDLEIMNQPELELEELLIDDEEDLLIIDEGDEEFLEPQSDEDDAKSGKAAKSRRRTQSKKKHYTEDSIRLYLQEIGRIRLLRADEEIELARKIADLLELERVRERLCEQLDRDPRDSEWAEAVQLPLPAFRYRLHVGRRAKDKMVQSNLRLVVSIAKKYMNRGLSFQDLIQEGSLGLIRAAEKFDHEKGYKFSTYATWWIRQAITRAIADQSRTIRLPVHLYETISRIKKTTKLLSQEMGRKPTEEEIATRMEMTIEKLRFIAKSAQLPISLETPIGKEEDSRLGDFIESDGETPEDQVSKNLLREDLEKVLDSLSPRERDVLRLRYGLDDGRMKTLEEIGQIFNVTRERIRQIEAKALRKLRHPNRNSVLKEYIR; this comes from the coding sequence ATGAACCAGGCTAACAACGTACTCGAAAGCATATATCAGCCTGACCTAGAAATAATGAATCAGCCTGAGCTCGAGTTAGAAGAACTCTTAATAGACGATGAAGAGGACTTGCTGATCATCGATGAAGGTGACGAGGAATTTTTAGAGCCTCAGTCTGATGAGGACGACGCAAAGTCTGGAAAAGCCGCTAAATCGCGTCGTCGGACACAAAGCAAGAAGAAGCACTATACCGAAGATTCAATTCGGCTTTACTTGCAAGAAATTGGTAGAATTCGGCTGTTGCGGGCAGACGAAGAAATTGAATTGGCGCGGAAAATCGCTGATTTGCTGGAATTAGAGAGAGTGCGGGAAAGACTCTGTGAACAGTTAGATCGCGATCCTAGAGATAGTGAATGGGCAGAAGCAGTACAACTACCTTTGCCGGCTTTTCGTTATCGGCTCCATGTTGGCCGTAGGGCGAAAGACAAGATGGTGCAATCTAACCTCCGTCTTGTAGTTTCAATTGCCAAGAAGTACATGAATCGTGGTTTGTCGTTCCAAGACTTAATTCAGGAAGGCAGTCTCGGTTTGATTCGTGCCGCCGAAAAGTTTGACCACGAAAAAGGTTATAAGTTTTCTACATACGCTACCTGGTGGATTCGTCAAGCAATTACCCGCGCGATCGCAGACCAATCCCGCACAATTCGGCTTCCAGTTCACCTTTACGAAACCATCTCTCGGATTAAGAAAACTACCAAGTTACTGTCTCAAGAAATGGGTCGCAAACCCACTGAAGAAGAAATCGCCACTCGCATGGAAATGACCATTGAGAAGTTGCGGTTCATTGCTAAATCTGCCCAGTTACCCATTTCATTAGAAACACCCATTGGTAAAGAAGAAGATTCTCGATTGGGCGATTTTATTGAATCCGATGGTGAAACCCCAGAAGACCAAGTTTCCAAAAATCTTCTGCGCGAAGACCTTGAAAAAGTCCTCGATAGTCTAAGTCCTCGTGAACGCGATGTTCTCAGACTGCGTTACGGCTTGGATGACGGTCGGATGAAGACTCTTGAAGAAATCGGACAGATTTTCAACGTCACCCGCGAACGCATTCGTCAAATTGAAGCGAAAGCACTCCGCAAGTTACGCCACCCAAATCGTAACAGTGTTCTCAAAGAGTATATTCGGTAG
- a CDS encoding chlorophyll a/b-binding protein gives MTNATTTKVTTPVIEDRNAWRWGFTPQAEIWNGRLAMIGFLAAVLVELFSGQGFLHFWGIL, from the coding sequence ATGACAAATGCAACTACAACAAAAGTAACTACTCCTGTAATTGAAGATCGCAACGCTTGGCGTTGGGGCTTTACTCCACAAGCAGAAATTTGGAACGGTCGCTTGGCAATGATCGGCTTTTTGGCAGCCGTTTTGGTTGAGCTTTTTTCTGGTCAAGGCTTTCTACACTTTTGGGGCATCCTATAA
- a CDS encoding class I SAM-dependent methyltransferase, with amino-acid sequence MNKQQTNEFDKIILTAFMVSLARQFTDIPYAKELAQLIETQGLVKLSQPQNQDKSVLLTARIEARYKAINQVIAQYQITQVLELASGLLPRGLLMSSNPNITFIESDLPKMISCKQQLIQQLVVERPNLYFLEIDATNHPSEFWKSTPLLKAGQPVMILCEGLLTHLTLLEKQLVCANVREILHSYGGVWITPDFIDTGSLVRSQQDDSDLQKLLQTGTNLTGRSLVNNNFGTLDQARQFVYEQGFRVTEHSMLNVIDELSCLEILGIDPEVVRRMLAAQSVFALTLDSPSS; translated from the coding sequence ATGAACAAGCAGCAAACTAATGAGTTTGACAAAATTATCCTTACTGCTTTCATGGTTAGTCTAGCTAGACAATTCACAGATATTCCTTATGCAAAGGAGTTGGCACAATTAATAGAGACGCAAGGGTTGGTAAAGCTATCTCAACCACAAAATCAAGACAAAAGTGTTTTGCTTACCGCACGTATAGAAGCTCGTTATAAAGCCATCAACCAGGTCATAGCTCAATATCAAATCACACAAGTTCTAGAACTAGCATCTGGTTTGTTACCGCGTGGGCTTTTGATGTCTAGCAATCCGAATATAACCTTTATTGAAAGTGATTTGCCTAAGATGATTAGTTGTAAACAGCAACTAATTCAGCAACTAGTGGTAGAACGTCCTAACCTGTATTTTCTAGAAATTGATGCTACTAACCATCCCAGTGAGTTTTGGAAGAGTACTCCTCTACTCAAAGCTGGACAACCAGTCATGATTTTGTGTGAAGGATTGCTGACACATCTGACTTTGTTAGAAAAACAACTTGTGTGTGCCAATGTCCGCGAGATTCTTCACTCTTATGGTGGTGTTTGGATTACTCCTGATTTCATTGATACAGGTAGCTTAGTGCGATCGCAACAAGATGACTCAGATTTACAAAAGCTATTACAAACAGGTACTAACCTTACAGGCAGGTCTTTAGTAAATAATAATTTTGGCACACTCGATCAAGCACGGCAGTTCGTTTATGAACAAGGTTTTCGTGTAACAGAACATAGTATGTTGAACGTAATAGACGAGTTAAGCTGCTTAGAAATTTTGGGTATTGATCCAGAAGTAGTAAGAAGAATGCTTGCTGCTCAATCTGTCTTTGCGCTTACTCTCGATAGTCCCTCAAGCTAA
- the gyrA gene encoding DNA gyrase subunit A produces the protein MAKQLNLLATGQVIPTALHTEMQRSYLEYAMSVIVGRALPDVRDGLKPVHRRILYAMHELGLVPDRPYRKCARVVGDVLGKYHPHGDQSVYDALVRLVQDFSSRYPLLAGHGNFGSVDNDPPAAMRYTETRLAPISHEGMLTEIGEETVEFVGNFDNSQQEPTVLPAQLPFLLLNGCSGIAVGMATNVPPHNLGEVVDGLIALIDNPDLPDEKLFELIPGPDFPTGGEIIGEAGIREAYTTGKGGILLRGIATLEEIPATRGSKRRTAIIITELPYQVNKAAWIEKVADLVNQGRLQGISDLRDESDREGMRVVIELKRDTNPQEVLQHLYHQTALQMTFGAILLAIVNGQPRQLSLRQLLQEFLSFREETLNRRYNYELEKAQSRVHLLEGLLKALSNLDRVIEILRQAPDGSTAKINLCSRLDLSEAQGDAILAMPLRRLTSLEQQNLQQEFEQISEQIRLLELLLSDRRELLKALKKDLRSLKRKYNDPRRTKIGEEQKSRAEEQKNRGSENDEDNPKSTIQNPKLEQPAEEAVLEFTQRGYVRRTQPSGKKSKGENGLHDNDFIIQTVLTDTEKDLLILTGGGKVYPVKVGEIPPTTGRSPRGKPLITMLSNTAQGAQEAVVSRFLLPENLETKQMILLTKEGRIKRLSLGEFTNLTRRGITILKLKDDDELSFTQFTKPGEHLILASSGGRLLRFAVNDEQLPIMGRTAMGLQAFRLLKNQQMVGCVTIGKDDQLLLVTQEGYAKRMPASQLRAANRGDLGTQALKFASKTDNLAGMVIAAIASGEVALVTNKERVVRLSLETVPILGKDVKGESIIQLNRDEKIITVAEVRS, from the coding sequence ATGGCAAAACAGTTAAACCTTCTCGCAACGGGACAGGTAATTCCAACAGCCCTGCATACCGAGATGCAACGGTCTTATCTAGAATATGCCATGAGCGTGATTGTCGGGCGAGCGCTACCAGACGTGCGTGATGGCTTAAAACCAGTGCATCGCCGCATTTTATATGCCATGCACGAACTCGGTTTAGTACCAGATAGACCCTATCGAAAATGTGCCCGTGTAGTGGGTGATGTGTTGGGTAAATACCATCCTCACGGTGACCAATCAGTTTACGATGCTTTAGTCAGGCTGGTACAGGATTTTTCTAGCCGCTATCCTTTGCTGGCAGGACACGGTAACTTTGGCAGTGTCGATAATGACCCGCCAGCAGCAATGCGTTACACAGAAACGCGCCTCGCACCCATCAGCCATGAGGGAATGCTGACAGAAATTGGCGAAGAAACTGTGGAATTTGTCGGTAACTTCGATAATTCCCAGCAAGAACCAACAGTATTACCTGCTCAGTTGCCGTTTCTGTTGCTCAATGGCTGTTCTGGTATTGCTGTAGGAATGGCGACGAATGTTCCACCCCACAACTTGGGGGAAGTGGTCGATGGGTTAATTGCCTTAATCGACAACCCAGATTTGCCAGATGAAAAATTATTTGAGTTAATTCCAGGGCCAGACTTTCCCACTGGTGGAGAAATAATTGGTGAGGCTGGAATTCGAGAAGCATATACCACAGGCAAAGGTGGGATTCTGCTGCGGGGAATTGCGACTCTGGAGGAAATTCCAGCCACAAGGGGAAGCAAGCGACGGACGGCAATTATCATTACAGAGTTGCCTTATCAAGTGAATAAGGCTGCCTGGATTGAGAAGGTAGCGGACTTAGTAAATCAAGGACGTTTGCAAGGAATTTCTGATCTTCGAGATGAAAGCGATCGCGAAGGGATGCGGGTGGTAATTGAACTCAAACGCGATACCAATCCCCAAGAAGTTCTCCAGCATTTGTATCATCAAACTGCTTTGCAAATGACTTTTGGGGCAATTCTCCTAGCAATAGTGAATGGACAACCCCGCCAGTTAAGTTTGCGTCAACTGTTGCAGGAGTTTTTGAGTTTCCGAGAAGAGACGCTGAACCGTCGCTACAATTACGAGTTGGAGAAAGCCCAAAGTCGTGTGCATTTGCTGGAAGGTTTACTCAAAGCACTATCTAATTTGGATCGGGTAATTGAAATTTTGCGGCAAGCTCCCGATGGCAGTACAGCAAAAATAAACCTTTGTAGCCGACTAGATTTGAGTGAGGCACAAGGAGATGCAATTTTGGCTATGCCGTTGCGTCGCCTCACCAGTTTAGAACAGCAAAATTTGCAGCAAGAATTTGAGCAGATAAGTGAACAAATTAGATTGTTGGAGCTATTACTAAGCGATCGCCGAGAATTACTCAAGGCACTGAAAAAAGATTTGCGATCGCTCAAGCGCAAGTACAACGATCCCCGGCGGACAAAAATTGGAGAGGAGCAAAAGTCTAGGGCAGAGGAGCAGAAGAACAGAGGATCAGAAAATGATGAAGACAATCCCAAATCCACCATCCAAAATCCAAAATTAGAACAGCCAGCAGAGGAAGCGGTTTTAGAATTTACCCAACGGGGTTATGTGCGCCGTACCCAGCCATCTGGGAAAAAGTCAAAAGGTGAAAATGGTCTGCATGATAATGACTTCATTATCCAAACTGTTTTAACTGACACAGAAAAAGACTTGCTAATCCTAACTGGTGGCGGCAAAGTCTATCCTGTGAAGGTGGGAGAAATTCCCCCAACCACTGGACGTTCCCCACGAGGAAAACCTTTGATTACCATGCTCAGTAATACTGCTCAAGGTGCTCAAGAAGCTGTGGTCAGCCGCTTTTTACTGCCGGAAAATCTCGAAACTAAGCAGATGATTCTTTTAACAAAAGAGGGACGGATTAAGCGGCTGTCTCTGGGAGAATTTACTAACTTAACTCGGCGCGGAATTACAATTTTGAAGCTCAAAGACGATGATGAATTGTCATTTACCCAGTTCACCAAACCAGGCGAACATCTGATTTTAGCTAGTTCCGGTGGGCGACTGTTGCGCTTTGCAGTCAATGATGAACAATTACCGATCATGGGACGCACAGCGATGGGTTTACAAGCATTTCGGTTATTGAAAAATCAGCAGATGGTTGGCTGTGTCACTATCGGGAAAGATGACCAGCTACTCCTAGTCACTCAAGAAGGATATGCCAAGCGAATGCCTGCAAGTCAGTTAAGAGCGGCTAATCGCGGCGATTTAGGCACGCAAGCACTGAAATTTGCCAGCAAAACTGACAACTTAGCTGGTATGGTTATAGCGGCGATCGCATCTGGCGAGGTAGCTTTAGTGACGAATAAGGAGCGGGTAGTGCGGTTATCTCTAGAAACAGTGCCAATATTGGGCAAAGATGTTAAAGGTGAGAGTATCATCCAACTCAACCGCGATGAAAAAATTATCACCGTTGCCGAAGTGCGATCATAA
- a CDS encoding response regulator: MKTVLIVEDDLINARVFSKILSKRGGLGVKHTENVEEVIKIAQSGEADLILMDVSLSRSVYQGKSVDGIKITQMLKSDPKTANLPVILVTAHAMEGDRENFLKQSGADGYISKPVVDHQQFVDQIIALLPTDDH, from the coding sequence ATGAAAACTGTTTTAATTGTCGAAGACGATCTAATTAATGCTCGTGTTTTTTCCAAAATTTTGTCCAAGCGTGGCGGCTTGGGTGTAAAACACACTGAAAATGTTGAAGAAGTAATAAAAATTGCCCAATCAGGAGAAGCCGACCTGATTTTGATGGATGTTTCTCTGTCTAGAAGCGTTTATCAAGGTAAATCTGTTGATGGAATCAAAATTACACAAATGTTAAAATCTGATCCCAAAACAGCAAACTTACCCGTTATTTTGGTGACGGCACATGCTATGGAAGGCGATCGCGAAAACTTTCTCAAGCAAAGCGGCGCTGATGGTTACATTTCTAAGCCAGTTGTTGACCATCAACAGTTTGTTGACCAAATCATCGCACTTCTACCCACAGATGACCACTGA
- a CDS encoding tetratricopeptide repeat protein, with translation MPKHVRLISFLMVCSLWSMPKAANAQALIPHTLQLDGTKLEKQGLTLAQEAAQLAQFQQVDLALPRARLASQLAPKNDKVWLLLGGLQLQTKEFDGAIASLKKAQSLNPKNGDILFALGSANFQQKNYQAAIVNYQDGLKLKPNDPEGLFNLGNAYYLLGRLPDAIAQYDKAVSHDKKFWPAINNIGLINYEQGNISEAIKQWQSAVTLDKQAAEPLLALAVALYTKGDHQQGLTFGEAALRIDQRYGSLNFLKENLWGDRLLSDTKKFLELPRIQAALQQRENSSSAPEQQPTQ, from the coding sequence GTGCCTAAACATGTTCGTTTGATTTCTTTTCTAATGGTCTGTAGTTTATGGAGTATGCCAAAAGCCGCTAACGCGCAGGCATTAATACCCCATACATTGCAACTAGATGGGACAAAGTTAGAGAAGCAGGGGTTGACCTTGGCGCAAGAGGCGGCTCAACTGGCTCAGTTTCAACAGGTTGATTTAGCTTTGCCACGAGCGCGGCTGGCTAGTCAACTGGCTCCTAAGAATGATAAAGTGTGGCTGCTCTTAGGTGGATTGCAACTGCAAACCAAAGAGTTTGACGGGGCGATCGCTAGCCTGAAAAAAGCGCAATCTCTCAACCCGAAAAATGGTGATATTTTGTTTGCTTTGGGTTCAGCTAATTTTCAGCAGAAAAATTACCAAGCAGCTATTGTCAATTACCAAGACGGTTTGAAGTTAAAACCCAATGATCCAGAGGGTTTGTTTAATTTGGGTAATGCTTACTATCTGCTAGGTCGATTGCCAGATGCGATCGCGCAGTACGATAAAGCCGTCTCCCACGATAAAAAATTCTGGCCGGCGATCAATAATATTGGCTTAATCAACTACGAACAGGGTAATATCTCCGAAGCGATTAAGCAATGGCAATCTGCTGTAACCCTTGATAAGCAAGCCGCAGAGCCTTTATTGGCCTTAGCAGTGGCACTGTATACCAAAGGCGATCACCAGCAAGGATTAACCTTCGGGGAAGCCGCACTCCGCATCGATCAACGCTATGGTAGTTTGAATTTTCTCAAAGAAAATCTCTGGGGCGATCGCCTACTGTCTGATACGAAAAAATTCTTAGAATTACCCCGTATTCAAGCAGCACTACAGCAACGAGAAAATTCATCATCAGCCCCTGAACAACAGCCTACTCAATAG
- a CDS encoding efflux RND transporter periplasmic adaptor subunit, with protein MKIDTPKDVDSPVLIPEVKKKKGKRNWLSWLIALCLLGGIGYAVYYQVTVAPRQEARRRVLTKPVERQSLTITVSANGTVKPERSINLSPKNSGILKSLLVKEGDIVKQGQIVAYMDDSNLRGQLTSAQGQLAQAEANLQKAIAGNRPQDIGQAQGALDEAEANLQKVQAGNRSQDIAASQAQLQNTQAALRKAEDNLVRNQQLYNAGGISLQTLNQSRADRDSAQATVNAAQQALALQKAGSRPEDIEQAQAVVKQRQQALALLKAGTRQEDIDAARAQVTSARGSLQNIQAEINDTIIRAPFNGVVTKKFADPGAFVTPTTASSEVASSSSSSILSLASTNEVVANLAETNISKIRLGQKVSIKADAYPGKTFEGKVSQIAAQAIVEQNVTSFEVRVSLSDPQRLLRSGMNAEVDFQVGQVENVLVVPTASVVRQENATGVFVAGKNNRPVFTPIETGVSANNFTEVKSGLTGDERVLLSFPPGARPQSTPRGGVFPGLGGGGGGGRGASGGGGRSGGGSP; from the coding sequence ATGAAAATTGATACACCAAAGGACGTAGATTCACCAGTTTTGATTCCAGAAGTAAAGAAAAAAAAGGGGAAACGTAATTGGCTCTCTTGGCTAATTGCTCTTTGCCTTTTGGGTGGAATTGGTTATGCCGTTTATTACCAAGTAACGGTTGCTCCCCGTCAAGAAGCTAGACGTCGGGTGCTGACAAAACCTGTAGAAAGGCAGAGTTTAACAATCACAGTTTCAGCAAATGGAACGGTGAAGCCTGAGCGGTCAATCAACCTCAGCCCAAAAAATTCCGGTATCCTGAAAAGCCTGCTGGTGAAGGAAGGGGATATCGTCAAACAGGGACAGATTGTTGCTTACATGGATGATTCCAACTTGCGGGGGCAACTCACCTCTGCTCAAGGACAACTGGCCCAAGCCGAGGCGAATCTGCAAAAGGCGATCGCAGGTAATCGCCCTCAAGATATTGGTCAAGCACAGGGAGCATTAGACGAAGCCGAAGCGAATCTACAAAAAGTACAAGCAGGTAATCGCTCTCAAGATATTGCTGCTTCACAAGCACAGTTACAAAACACTCAAGCGGCTCTAAGAAAAGCAGAAGATAATCTTGTCCGCAATCAACAACTTTACAATGCAGGCGGTATTTCCCTTCAGACTCTCAACCAAAGCCGTGCCGATCGCGACAGCGCCCAAGCTACTGTAAATGCAGCACAACAAGCACTGGCTCTGCAAAAAGCTGGGTCACGTCCAGAAGATATTGAGCAAGCCCAAGCTGTGGTGAAGCAAAGACAGCAAGCTTTGGCACTTCTAAAAGCCGGAACCCGCCAAGAAGATATTGACGCAGCTCGCGCCCAGGTAACATCTGCTCGCGGTTCGTTGCAAAACATCCAAGCCGAAATTAATGACACAATTATTCGCGCACCTTTTAATGGTGTGGTGACAAAGAAGTTTGCTGATCCCGGCGCTTTCGTGACACCTACAACTGCCAGTAGTGAAGTCGCTTCTTCTTCTTCTTCTTCAATCTTGTCTTTAGCTTCAACAAATGAAGTTGTTGCAAATTTAGCGGAAACAAATATTTCCAAAATCCGCCTTGGTCAAAAAGTCTCGATTAAAGCAGATGCCTACCCAGGAAAAACCTTTGAGGGTAAAGTCAGCCAAATTGCTGCCCAAGCAATAGTAGAGCAAAACGTCACCAGTTTTGAAGTGAGGGTATCACTTTCAGACCCTCAAAGGCTATTGCGATCTGGGATGAATGCGGAAGTAGATTTTCAAGTCGGTCAAGTTGAAAATGTTCTAGTAGTGCCAACGGCCTCGGTGGTGCGACAAGAAAATGCCACAGGTGTGTTTGTGGCAGGAAAGAATAACAGACCTGTGTTTACTCCTATTGAAACTGGTGTCAGCGCGAATAACTTTACTGAAGTTAAGTCTGGATTGACAGGAGATGAAAGGGTATTGCTCAGTTTCCCACCAGGAGCGCGTCCGCAATCAACACCAAGAGGAGGAGTTTTCCCTGGTCTAGGTGGTGGTGGAGGCGGAGGAAGAGGAGCCAGTGGCGGCGGAGGTCGTTCAGGCGGTGGTTCCCCTTAA
- a CDS encoding ABC transporter permease: protein MFKIFKGFYKTKNTRTVPLLEILTMAAETLWSNKLRTGLTMLGVIIGISSVIAITSVGQGVQKGVEQQIQALGTDVIQILAGAARSGNVRQGVGSSSTLTWEDAKAIATQAPSAQMVSAYLQRSAQVVYAGQNTSTTIYGTDLNYPEIRNTHPQQGRYFTQEELDTAAQVAILGPTVQKTLFAQGVNPIGERIRIQGEAYEVIGVMEPKGSQGPMDRDDQVFIPLTTMSKRLVGNNALVGVSVNGILVKGANQEQLEAAQFQVTNLLRLRHNIYPPQADDFRLTNQADIVSTFTSIVGLFTVMVVAIAGISLVVGGIGIANIMLVSVVERTREIGIRKAVGATNSAILNQFLTEAIVISIVGGCIGMVTGILLAFIAANTFKFPFVISLLSIIAGFGLSLSVGLVAGVIPARNASKLDPITALRSD, encoded by the coding sequence ATGTTTAAGATATTTAAGGGCTTTTACAAAACTAAGAATACTCGCACAGTACCGTTGCTGGAAATCTTGACAATGGCGGCAGAGACTCTGTGGAGTAACAAATTACGCACAGGTCTAACTATGTTGGGCGTAATTATTGGGATTTCTTCAGTCATTGCCATTACTTCTGTCGGTCAGGGAGTGCAAAAGGGTGTTGAGCAACAGATACAAGCATTGGGTACAGATGTCATCCAAATTTTGGCGGGTGCAGCAAGAAGTGGGAATGTCCGACAAGGAGTAGGTTCTAGCAGCACGTTGACTTGGGAAGATGCAAAAGCGATCGCTACACAAGCACCATCAGCACAGATGGTTTCTGCCTATCTCCAACGCAGCGCTCAAGTTGTATATGCAGGACAGAACACCTCAACAACCATTTATGGCACAGATTTGAACTACCCAGAAATTAGAAATACTCACCCCCAGCAAGGAAGATATTTTACTCAAGAAGAATTAGATACTGCGGCACAGGTAGCTATTCTTGGCCCTACAGTTCAAAAAACACTGTTTGCACAGGGTGTAAATCCTATCGGCGAGAGAATTCGCATTCAGGGAGAGGCTTATGAAGTAATTGGGGTAATGGAACCTAAAGGTTCTCAGGGGCCGATGGATCGAGATGACCAGGTTTTCATTCCTCTAACTACTATGTCGAAGAGACTGGTTGGAAACAATGCCCTTGTAGGCGTTTCTGTAAATGGAATTTTAGTTAAAGGCGCTAATCAGGAACAGTTAGAAGCCGCTCAGTTTCAAGTCACCAATCTTTTACGGCTGCGTCACAACATCTATCCGCCGCAAGCTGATGATTTTCGACTGACCAATCAAGCTGATATTGTTAGTACCTTCACTAGTATTGTGGGTTTATTTACAGTAATGGTAGTAGCGATCGCTGGAATTTCGTTAGTGGTTGGTGGAATCGGTATTGCCAACATTATGCTGGTTTCCGTGGTTGAGCGGACGCGGGAAATCGGGATTCGCAAAGCCGTAGGAGCCACCAATTCTGCAATACTTAATCAATTTTTAACCGAAGCGATCGTGATTTCCATTGTTGGTGGATGTATTGGCATGGTAACTGGTATTTTATTAGCCTTTATAGCTGCAAACACTTTTAAATTTCCCTTTGTAATTTCTTTATTGTCGATTATTGCTGGCTTTGGACTCTCATTGAGCGTTGGCTTAGTGGCTGGCGTAATTCCAGCCCGGAATGCATCTAAATTAGATCCAATTACTGCTTTAAGAAGCGACTAA
- a CDS encoding four helix bundle protein, producing the protein MSKVERFEDLIAWQKARILTKDIYQVTQQGAFARDFGLSGQIQRAAVSIMSNIAEGFERSYLGEFHQFLSIAKSSCAELRSQLYIALDVGYLDKVKFNQLLNQAE; encoded by the coding sequence ATGAGTAAAGTTGAGCGTTTTGAAGATTTGATTGCTTGGCAAAAAGCAAGAATTCTAACTAAAGATATTTATCAGGTTACTCAGCAGGGCGCCTTTGCTAGAGATTTTGGATTATCGGGACAAATACAAAGGGCAGCAGTGTCTATCATGTCTAACATTGCTGAGGGTTTTGAAAGAAGTTATTTAGGAGAATTTCATCAGTTTCTTTCCATAGCCAAGTCATCTTGTGCAGAACTGCGTTCTCAACTTTATATAGCCTTGGATGTTGGTTACCTCGATAAAGTCAAATTCAACCAACTTTTAAATCAAGCAGAATAA
- a CDS encoding ABC transporter ATP-binding protein, producing the protein MPTMIWMESITKTYHLGEVSVPILKGIELSIEEGEYVSIMGASGSGKSTLMNILGCLDRPTTGDYIFEGRNLTTFDDDELAYIRNQRIGFVFQQFNLLARATALENVMLPMVYANLPKPKRRQRALDALEKVGLGGRISNRPSQLSGGQQQRVAIARALVNRPALVLADEPTGALDTETSHEVMSLLTELNDQGITIVIVTHEPDIAAQTKRIIRVQDGLIVG; encoded by the coding sequence ATGCCAACAATGATCTGGATGGAATCTATTACTAAAACTTACCACTTGGGAGAAGTTAGTGTTCCAATACTTAAGGGAATTGAACTCTCTATTGAAGAAGGTGAATACGTCTCAATTATGGGTGCGTCAGGTTCAGGGAAATCCACACTCATGAATATTTTGGGATGTTTGGATCGTCCGACAACTGGAGACTATATTTTTGAAGGCAGAAACCTGACGACTTTTGATGATGATGAATTAGCCTATATTCGTAACCAAAGGATTGGTTTTGTTTTCCAACAATTTAATTTATTGGCGCGGGCAACAGCGCTAGAAAATGTTATGTTACCAATGGTTTACGCTAACTTGCCTAAGCCAAAACGCCGTCAAAGGGCATTAGATGCCTTAGAAAAGGTAGGACTAGGGGGACGCATATCTAACCGTCCAAGTCAACTATCTGGGGGACAACAACAACGAGTAGCGATCGCTCGTGCTTTGGTCAACCGACCTGCATTAGTTTTGGCAGATGAGCCAACAGGAGCTTTAGATACTGAAACTTCTCATGAGGTAATGAGTTTGCTGACTGAACTTAATGACCAAGGCATCACGATTGTGATTGTCACTCATGAACCAGATATCGCTGCTCAAACTAAAAGAATTATTCGAGTTCAGGATGGCTTGATTGTAGGCTAA